One part of the Methylobacterium mesophilicum SR1.6/6 genome encodes these proteins:
- a CDS encoding DUF6894 family protein — MPIRLYRFHCTDGHDLVADGVGRRLPTAAQMRVHAERVALGLMERVTERFDWSGWQVDVYDATGRRVWVKAFLDVDVDRAAA; from the coding sequence ATGCCGATACGGCTTTACCGCTTCCACTGCACCGACGGGCACGACCTCGTGGCCGACGGCGTGGGCAGGCGCCTGCCGACGGCGGCGCAGATGCGGGTGCATGCCGAGCGCGTGGCGCTCGGGCTGATGGAGCGGGTCACCGAGCGGTTCGATTGGTCGGGCTGGCAAGTCGATGTCTACGACGCCACGGGGCGCCGCGTGTGGGTGAAGGCCTTCCTCGACGTCGACGTCGACCGGGCGGCCGCGTGA
- a CDS encoding response regulator: MSGFRPIAVLAEDEELTRVAAAEMLMALGFDVLEAEHAQGALLHLEANERVALLYTDVNMPGTMDGCDLVHAVRARWPATRIIVCSGCMPHEAALLPDEAHFIAKPCGERLVRKALQVLQLH; the protein is encoded by the coding sequence ATGTCTGGATTCCGCCCTATCGCCGTCCTCGCCGAGGATGAGGAACTCACCCGTGTCGCGGCTGCCGAGATGTTGATGGCCTTGGGCTTCGACGTCTTGGAGGCTGAGCACGCGCAGGGTGCCCTCCTGCACTTAGAGGCAAATGAGCGCGTCGCGCTCCTCTACACTGACGTGAACATGCCCGGCACCATGGATGGTTGCGATCTCGTGCACGCGGTCCGCGCCCGTTGGCCGGCGACGCGGATCATCGTGTGTTCAGGCTGCATGCCGCACGAGGCCGCGCTGCTACCTGACGAAGCGCACTTCATCGCCAAGCCGTGCGGCGAGCGCTTGGTGCGCAAGGCATTGCAGGTTCTGCAGCTGCATTGA